The genomic stretch GGAACAATGACCTCATAAATGTTCTTCTCCAGTTCCGATTCATCAAACTGTTTGTCGCCGGTTACCCTGTAGCCCTTTATGTCCCGGATAGCATTAAGTGTTTTCGGCGGAACAAGGACTTTCATTACATCTCCTTCCAAAATAAATGTTTCGGGGCCGATGCTCTTTTTGTTAAACCTATCCCTGGAAATGTCCAATATCTGAACGTTATAATCGTTGACCAATTTGGACATGTGCAAAGGCTTGTTGCTATCTGGGCAATCCTTTTCAACCAATAACTCGGTAATATACTTTTGAGCTTCCTTGGTAAGAACATCCTGCTCCTTTTTTTGCTTTGGCAGAAGAAGCGGTGCCACAAAAAAGATATAGGCAAACCCAATGGTTGCCAAACAAAGGGCCGCCAAACTAAATTCGAACATCCCAAAACCTTCCAATCCATATTCCTGGGCATAGCTGCTCACCAAAATGTTGGTGGAAGTGCCTATCAAGGTACAGGTGCCCCCAAAAAGTGCCGAAAAGGATATGGGAATCAACAACATACCCGGGGATATTTTCGTCTCCCTGCAAACCGTCAGTGCAATGGGCAAAAGCAGTGCCACCACCGCAGAATCGTTCACAAAAGCGGAAAACATGCCCGCAATTAGGCAAAATGTGATCAATGCAATGCTGTAATGTATTTTGGCCAGTTTTATGATCCGGTCGCTAAGACCTCCCAAGATTCCGGAATTGAACACTCCCGCACTCACTACGAACATACACCCGAGGGTTATGGTGGCCGGATGGTTGAAGCCCGAAAAACCTTCTTTTGGATTTAGGACGCCCGCCACAATAAAGAGGGCCATAATAATGATGGAAGTGGTATCTATGGAGAAATAATCCTTTACGAACAGGACAATCCCTATACAGATGATCACAATGGTAATAATCAAATCGCTGCCCATATTGCGCCTAATTTAGAGTTCTATTCTTTTTGGCACCTATTTTTCGGTGCCGGCTCTGTCAATGGTAAGTGAATAGAACAGTCTCTAAACCATTTTCGACTCTTTTTCACAAAACTATTTTAATCTTTTTCGGGATTTTTTTCCTCTTTGGCCTCCTCAATCTCTTTGCCCAAATAAACCAATTTAAAGCCTTCGCCTTTTGGGGTAAAGTCCTTGCTGTTGGCAGGAATTATCTCAATGCTACCGTCTGGCGATTTGGTGAACAAGGGTACAATGTCCCTATCCTCATAAGTAATCTCGATCAGTTCGTCATAATGTTCCTTGTCCTCCAAATCGATTTCATGAATTGTAGGGTGCTTACGGACGGTATCCATTAATTGAATAAAGTCATCGGTATGCGAAAAAAGCCCTTCCTTTGGATTATTGTCCGGATCGTTCACCTCTTCGGTATTTACAAGCCTGAAAGCTCCGTTCTCACCAAATTGTCTTTGAAACTTGTTGATCGCAAATTTGTTGATGTCTGAGTTGCCCGTCAACGCCATTAAATATCCCATATCGTTGAGCTCGATGTTATCCGTGAGGGTATCGGAGAAGATATTGGCCGTAATGGCCTCAAGCCCCAATTTTTTGGCCTTTTCCACATTATTTTGGTTGTTGTCTATCAAAACCACGTGCCTATTGTTCTTTCTAAGGTAGTTTCCGATCAATCTGGAAAGCTTGGACGCGCCAATAATCAGAATACCTTCGGACTTCGTC from Flagellimonas oceani encodes the following:
- a CDS encoding SLC13 family permease — its product is MGSDLIITIVIICIGIVLFVKDYFSIDTTSIIIMALFIVAGVLNPKEGFSGFNHPATITLGCMFVVSAGVFNSGILGGLSDRIIKLAKIHYSIALITFCLIAGMFSAFVNDSAVVALLLPIALTVCRETKISPGMLLIPISFSALFGGTCTLIGTSTNILVSSYAQEYGLEGFGMFEFSLAALCLATIGFAYIFFVAPLLLPKQKKEQDVLTKEAQKYITELLVEKDCPDSNKPLHMSKLVNDYNVQILDISRDRFNKKSIGPETFILEGDVMKVLVPPKTLNAIRDIKGYRVTGDKQFDESELEKNIYEVIVPFGSRLTEGSLRSLNFRRQYNGSVLAIRQRGEILYEKLADVKLMEGDMLLILGTEADVDALVEQNLVVALSEYKHGKVNYKKAVPAIVIAVGVVLAASLNLTSILISSMVGALLLVATSTLKPKEAYEAVEWKVIFMMAGVLSMGTALEKTGGAEKIALFIEQTLGNYHAQVTLSILYLVTFLSTNVLSSKATAALMTPIVISLASAMEISERPFLVAVMFACSLTFMTPVSYPTNTMVYAPGNYKFNDFLKVGTPLNIIIWIAATFVIPYFFPFNPGS